From a single Lolium rigidum isolate FL_2022 chromosome 7, APGP_CSIRO_Lrig_0.1, whole genome shotgun sequence genomic region:
- the LOC124677860 gene encoding uncharacterized protein LOC124677860, with the protein MDILYQCKEILRIQKLRRLASYAGFYAFTTLVTYAYTSNTTRAGISRADQYYASYPSGTELLTDTAKLYKAALGNCFEIDDWGPIEFSIMAKHFDRQGKPPYAYHAQYMSHLLSHGQLDGSG; encoded by the exons ATGGATATATTGTACCAGTGCAAGGAAATCTTAAGGATTCAGAAGCTTAGGCGCTTGGCGTCTTATGCCGGATTCTATGCCTTCACTACCCTCGTTACCTATGCTTACACAAGCAATAC GACAAGGGCTGGCATTTCGAGGGCCGATCAGTACTATGCCTCCTACCCTTCTGGTACTGAGCTACTAACTGATACTGCAAAG CTCTATAAGGCTGCATTAGGTAATTGTTTTGAGATAGACGATTGGGGTCCAATAGAATTCTCCATCATGGCAAAGCACTTTGATCGGCAAGGCAAACCACCGTATGCTTACCATGCT CAATACATGTCACACCTTCTGTCTCACGGCCAACTCGATGGAAGTGGTTAA